In Nitrosophilus alvini, the following are encoded in one genomic region:
- the dnaK gene encoding molecular chaperone DnaK codes for MGKVLGIDLGTTNSCMAIYEGGEAKVIANKEGKNTTPSVVAFTDKGEVLVGDPAKRQAITNPKKTIYSIKRIMGLMCSEDKAKEAKKRLPYDIVDRNGACAVEIDGKIYTPQEISAKILMKLKEDAESYLGEEVTEAVITVPAYFNDAQRKATKEAGTIAGLNVLRIINEPTAAALAYGLDKKEAEKIVVYDLGGGTFDVTILETGDNVVEVLATGGNAFLGGDDFDNRIIDWLVEEFKAENGIDLKQDVMALQRLKEAAENAKKELSSAQETEINLPFITADQTGPKHLVKKLTRAKFESMIEDLVEETIEKCEEVLKDSGLSKSDINEVVMVGGSTRIPLVQKRVKEFFGKELNKSVNPDEVVAIGAAIQGAVLKGDVKDVLLLDVTPLSLGIETLGGVMTKIIEKGTTIPVKKTQIFSTAEDNQPAVTIHVLQGERELAKDNKSLGMFELTGIPPAPRGVPQIEVTFDIDANGILTVSAKDKATGKAQEIKITGSSGLSEEEIEKMIKDAEAHKEEDRKRKELIETRNQADALAYQTEKSLKEVGDKLADADKEAVEKALSELRETLKNENATKEQIEEKVKKLTEVSHKLAEAMYKKEQEGKAGGAAQGGEAKKGGEDDVIDAEVE; via the coding sequence ATGGGAAAAGTATTGGGAATAGATTTGGGAACTACAAACTCATGTATGGCTATATATGAAGGCGGCGAAGCCAAAGTAATAGCCAACAAAGAGGGTAAAAACACTACTCCTTCTGTCGTTGCGTTTACCGACAAAGGAGAGGTTCTTGTGGGTGATCCTGCAAAAAGGCAGGCTATTACAAATCCAAAAAAGACAATATACTCTATTAAAAGAATTATGGGCCTTATGTGTAGTGAAGACAAAGCAAAAGAGGCCAAGAAAAGACTTCCTTATGATATAGTTGATAGAAACGGCGCGTGTGCCGTAGAAATTGACGGGAAAATATATACTCCGCAAGAGATAAGTGCGAAGATTTTGATGAAACTTAAAGAAGATGCAGAGAGTTATCTCGGCGAAGAGGTTACCGAGGCAGTTATTACGGTTCCTGCCTATTTTAACGATGCCCAGAGAAAAGCAACAAAAGAGGCGGGTACTATTGCCGGACTTAATGTTCTCAGGATTATAAACGAGCCGACTGCGGCAGCCCTTGCGTACGGTCTTGATAAAAAAGAGGCCGAAAAGATAGTTGTATATGACCTTGGGGGCGGTACATTTGACGTTACTATCCTTGAGACAGGCGACAACGTTGTTGAAGTTCTTGCAACGGGAGGTAACGCATTTCTTGGTGGTGATGACTTTGACAACAGGATAATTGACTGGCTAGTAGAAGAGTTCAAAGCTGAAAATGGAATTGATCTTAAACAGGATGTTATGGCTCTTCAAAGACTTAAAGAAGCAGCTGAAAATGCCAAAAAAGAGTTAAGCTCGGCTCAGGAGACTGAGATAAACCTTCCGTTTATCACAGCTGATCAGACAGGACCTAAACACCTTGTTAAAAAACTGACAAGAGCCAAATTTGAAAGCATGATAGAAGATCTTGTAGAAGAGACTATCGAAAAATGCGAAGAGGTTCTAAAAGACTCTGGTTTAAGCAAATCGGATATAAATGAAGTAGTAATGGTGGGCGGTTCTACAAGAATACCGCTTGTTCAAAAAAGAGTAAAAGAATTTTTCGGAAAAGAGCTGAACAAGTCTGTAAACCCTGATGAAGTTGTTGCAATAGGCGCTGCAATACAAGGTGCAGTTTTAAAAGGTGATGTAAAAGATGTATTGCTGCTTGACGTTACTCCTCTAAGCCTTGGTATTGAGACACTTGGCGGAGTAATGACAAAAATTATAGAAAAAGGTACAACCATACCTGTTAAAAAGACACAGATTTTCTCAACAGCCGAAGATAATCAGCCTGCAGTTACTATCCATGTATTGCAAGGTGAAAGAGAATTGGCCAAAGACAACAAATCTTTGGGTATGTTTGAACTTACAGGTATTCCTCCTGCTCCAAGAGGCGTACCTCAGATAGAAGTTACATTTGATATCGATGCAAACGGTATCCTCACTGTCAGTGCCAAAGACAAAGCGACAGGTAAAGCTCAGGAGATCAAGATTACAGGAAGCTCTGGCCTTAGTGAAGAAGAGATCGAAAAAATGATAAAAGATGCAGAAGCTCACAAAGAAGAAGATAGAAAGAGAAAAGAACTCATCGAGACAAGAAACCAGGCTGATGCCCTAGCGTATCAGACTGAAAAGAGTCTAAAAGAGGTAGGTGACAAGCTTGCTGATGCAGATAAAGAGGCCGTCGAAAAAGCATTGAGCGAACTAAGAGAGACTTTGAAAAACGAAAACGCTACAAAAGAGCAGATAGAAGAGAAAGTTAAAAAATTGACAGAAGTGAGTCATAAGCTTGCCGAAGCAATGTATAAAAAAGAGCAGGAAGGCAAGGCTGGCGGAGCCGCACAAGGCGGTGAAGCCAAAAAAGGCGGAGAAGACGACGTTATAGACGCTGAAGTAGAATAA
- a CDS encoding DHH family phosphoesterase, with amino-acid sequence MKIYHLSHTDLDGYCCQLLTKEIFNNIEFLNANYGEEVGIRLEYIIKNIKESSTKTKILITDLNLTLEEAEFLHKEVENLNSSGKEVKLQLLDHHATGLDSAENFNWYHLDVTKSATLITYKYLIENYAAKNLTKYLQLVEAVNAVDLWLQKHELFEFGKVCMRLVDEAKEINRNLFPSENAEYKHYVIKTAADYIGKEEAHIKLDDNLYKIKKSFFRKDKNDTLDNMVTAYIVSLLNTKKDEMTIYYKNNKGILTYSIGNTSIIGNEFLTQNPDYSFFMNVSARGSFSLRANNKMDVSKMAEELAGGGGHPNASGGRIKGFKEQFIYSELKSNIEELLKEKENETK; translated from the coding sequence ATGAAAATATATCATCTTTCGCATACAGATCTTGACGGCTATTGCTGTCAACTTTTGACAAAAGAAATTTTTAATAACATAGAGTTTTTAAATGCTAACTACGGTGAAGAAGTAGGCATACGACTTGAATATATAATAAAAAATATCAAAGAGTCGTCTACAAAAACAAAAATTCTTATTACTGACCTTAATTTAACTTTGGAGGAAGCAGAGTTTTTACACAAAGAGGTGGAAAATCTAAATTCCAGCGGCAAAGAGGTAAAACTTCAACTGCTCGATCATCATGCCACAGGACTTGATTCTGCCGAAAATTTCAATTGGTACCATCTCGATGTCACAAAATCGGCCACACTTATAACATATAAATATCTTATAGAAAATTATGCCGCCAAAAATTTGACAAAATATTTACAACTTGTAGAAGCCGTTAATGCTGTCGATCTATGGCTTCAAAAACATGAACTGTTTGAATTCGGAAAAGTCTGTATGAGGCTTGTAGACGAGGCAAAAGAGATAAACAGAAATCTTTTTCCTTCAGAAAATGCCGAATACAAACACTATGTGATCAAAACTGCTGCAGATTATATAGGTAAAGAAGAAGCCCACATAAAACTAGATGATAACCTCTATAAGATAAAAAAGAGTTTTTTTAGAAAAGATAAAAACGACACTCTCGATAATATGGTCACAGCATATATCGTTTCGCTTCTAAATACCAAAAAAGATGAGATGACCATATATTACAAAAATAACAAAGGGATTCTTACATACTCCATCGGAAACACCTCCATCATAGGAAATGAGTTTTTAACGCAAAATCCGGATTATAGCTTTTTTATGAATGTATCGGCTAGAGGATCTTTCAGTCTCAGAGCAAATAATAAAATGGATGTTTCAAAAATGGCTGAAGAACTTGCAGGAGGAGGTGGACATCCAAATGCAAGCGGAGGACGGATCAAAGGTTTTAAAGAGCAATTTATTTACAGTGAGCTAAAATCAAATATAGAAGAACTTTTGAAGGAAAAAGAGAATGAGACAAAATGA
- the cmoA gene encoding carboxy-S-adenosyl-L-methionine synthase CmoA — MSDKDRVFSKPIKKQFEFDEEVASVFDDMISRSVPFYKDVLDLVSDLAVKNSESGDVVYDLGCSTGNTLLEINRKTPHTLTLVGIDNSVPMIERARKKAAAYGADIEFVVEDILKYDYKKSKVFLSNYTLQFVRPLKRTELVKKIYESLEDEGIFIFSEKVISEDKKLNKQLIDKYYEFKKRQGYSEFEIMQKREALENVLVPFSEEENRHMIKSAGFRYFETIFRWANFATFFARK; from the coding sequence ATGAGCGATAAAGATAGAGTTTTCAGCAAACCGATAAAAAAGCAGTTTGAATTTGACGAAGAGGTAGCCTCGGTATTTGACGATATGATAAGCCGTTCCGTACCTTTTTACAAAGATGTCTTGGATCTTGTATCAGACCTTGCCGTAAAAAACAGTGAAAGCGGCGATGTTGTTTACGATCTTGGATGTTCAACCGGAAATACACTGCTCGAGATTAACAGAAAAACGCCGCACACTCTTACACTTGTAGGTATAGATAATTCCGTACCGATGATTGAAAGAGCAAGGAAAAAGGCGGCGGCATACGGAGCGGATATTGAGTTTGTGGTCGAAGATATCCTAAAATATGACTATAAAAAATCGAAAGTTTTTCTTTCAAACTATACTCTCCAGTTTGTAAGGCCTCTCAAAAGAACTGAGCTTGTTAAAAAAATATACGAATCATTAGAAGATGAAGGTATCTTTATTTTCAGTGAAAAGGTGATAAGTGAAGATAAAAAACTGAATAAACAGCTTATAGATAAATATTATGAGTTTAAAAAAAGACAGGGTTACAGCGAATTTGAGATAATGCAGAAAAGAGAAGCTTTGGAAAATGTCCTTGTTCCTTTCAGTGAGGAAGAGAACCGTCATATGATAAAGTCAGCGGGGTTTAGATATTTTGAGACGATTTTCAGATGGGCCAATTTTGCCACTTTTTTTGCCAGAAAGTAA
- a CDS encoding TlyA family RNA methyltransferase — MRLDKYLCIRGLAQSRNKAIELIKDGRVKVGGKRVKKPSLEVSDNDIIDIDSYRQYVSRAALKLKGFLEEFPLDIEHKSCMDIGASTGGFTEILLENGAAEVYCIDVGSNQLSNNLKSNEKVKNFEKCDIRGFECDRVFDIITCDVSFISVINIIKDIDRFAKDKIIILFKPQFEVGREAKRDKAGVVIDEDAINAAMQRVEKAAEKLGWRLIGKNRSKLKGKEGNVEWFYLFEK, encoded by the coding sequence TTGAGACTTGATAAATATCTCTGCATAAGAGGTCTTGCACAAAGCAGAAACAAAGCTATAGAGCTTATAAAAGATGGCAGAGTCAAAGTAGGAGGCAAAAGGGTCAAAAAGCCTTCTCTTGAAGTGTCAGACAATGACATTATCGATATCGATTCATACAGACAGTATGTAAGCAGGGCTGCTTTGAAGCTAAAAGGATTTTTAGAAGAGTTTCCTTTGGATATAGAACATAAAAGCTGTATGGATATTGGAGCGAGTACTGGCGGATTTACCGAAATACTGCTTGAAAACGGAGCTGCTGAAGTCTATTGTATAGATGTGGGTTCAAATCAGCTAAGTAATAATCTTAAAAGTAATGAAAAGGTTAAAAATTTCGAAAAGTGTGATATAAGAGGCTTTGAGTGTGACAGAGTTTTTGATATTATTACCTGCGACGTATCGTTTATCAGTGTCATTAATATCATAAAAGATATAGACAGATTTGCCAAAGATAAAATCATAATTTTGTTCAAACCGCAATTTGAAGTAGGACGTGAGGCAAAAAGAGACAAAGCGGGCGTAGTTATTGATGAAGATGCGATAAACGCAGCAATGCAAAGAGTTGAAAAGGCAGCCGAAAAACTGGGCTGGAGACTGATTGGAAAAAACAGATCGAAACTAAAGGGGAAAGAGGGAAATGTCGAATGGTTCTACCTTTTCGAAAAATGA
- the grpE gene encoding nucleotide exchange factor GrpE encodes MAEKKREEEIEQEKETKTEKNEKNEIEELKKKLEECEEKYLRVFADFENTKKRLEREKYQALEYAYEQFARDLLPALDSLDMALATVSSENLKAEEAVEKLKEGIELTIEQFAKAFGKHGIEMIEIGEGFNPHLHEAILHVESPDHEEGEIVQVLQKGYKYKERVLRPTKVSIAKGKKSE; translated from the coding sequence ATGGCTGAGAAAAAAAGAGAGGAAGAGATCGAGCAGGAGAAAGAGACGAAAACGGAAAAGAACGAAAAAAACGAAATTGAAGAACTGAAAAAGAAACTTGAAGAGTGCGAAGAAAAATATCTTAGAGTCTTTGCCGACTTTGAAAATACAAAAAAGAGACTGGAAAGGGAGAAGTACCAGGCACTCGAATACGCATATGAACAGTTTGCAAGGGATCTGTTGCCTGCTCTTGACAGTCTTGATATGGCTCTGGCTACTGTCAGCAGCGAAAATCTTAAAGCTGAAGAGGCGGTAGAGAAATTAAAAGAAGGAATCGAACTTACAATAGAGCAGTTTGCGAAAGCTTTCGGTAAGCACGGAATAGAAATGATAGAGATAGGTGAGGGATTCAATCCTCATCTGCATGAAGCGATTTTACACGTGGAGAGCCCTGACCATGAGGAGGGCGAAATAGTACAGGTACTTCAGAAAGGGTACAAATATAAAGAACGCGTTTTGCGTCCTACAAAAGTGAGTATTGCCAAAGGTAAAAAAAGCGAATAA
- a CDS encoding bifunctional riboflavin kinase/FAD synthetase, whose protein sequence is MSNGSTFSKNEIESLAIGAFNGMHRGHKELFKRLGTKGGILVIESKKADLTPGRYRCEYVEYPCFFCNFDEIKNMEAEEFIEKLKKEFPNLKKIVVGYDFAFGKGRRYTADDLKKMFDGEVEVVDEVKIDGVSVHSKIIRELLKKGDIEEANKLLGHSYKIEGKIVKGQGLGKKKLVATLNLDIDQFLLPKEGVYATLTEIEGRFYPSVTFIGKRETTDGKTAVETHILDHDLKTTPQEAQIVFLKYLRQNRKFKNLEELKKSIEEDIEEAREVVKEHII, encoded by the coding sequence ATGTCGAATGGTTCTACCTTTTCGAAAAATGAAATAGAATCTCTTGCCATAGGAGCATTCAACGGAATGCACAGAGGGCACAAAGAGCTTTTCAAACGTCTCGGAACAAAAGGAGGTATACTCGTTATAGAGTCAAAAAAAGCGGATCTTACTCCCGGAAGATATAGATGCGAATATGTTGAATATCCATGTTTTTTTTGTAATTTTGATGAGATAAAAAATATGGAAGCAGAGGAGTTTATAGAAAAACTAAAAAAAGAGTTTCCCAATCTGAAAAAAATTGTCGTAGGGTATGACTTTGCTTTCGGAAAAGGAAGGAGATATACAGCGGATGATTTGAAAAAGATGTTTGATGGTGAGGTAGAAGTTGTTGATGAGGTAAAAATCGACGGAGTATCTGTTCATTCGAAAATTATAAGAGAGCTTTTGAAAAAAGGAGATATAGAAGAGGCTAACAAGCTTTTGGGACACAGTTACAAAATAGAAGGAAAGATTGTAAAAGGGCAGGGGTTGGGTAAAAAAAAGCTTGTTGCTACGCTTAATCTGGATATTGACCAATTTCTTCTGCCCAAAGAGGGTGTTTATGCAACTCTGACAGAAATAGAGGGGAGGTTTTATCCATCGGTCACTTTTATTGGCAAAAGAGAGACAACCGACGGAAAAACAGCAGTTGAGACACACATCTTAGACCATGATTTAAAAACCACGCCTCAAGAAGCCCAGATAGTTTTTCTCAAATACCTTCGTCAAAACCGAAAATTTAAAAATCTTGAAGAGTTGAAAAAGTCAATAGAAGAAGATATCGAAGAGGCAAGAGAGGTTGTCAAAGAGCATATAATATAA
- a CDS encoding thioredoxin domain-containing protein: MKKVIIIFLTLLFSFAEEKHTNALIYEESPYLQQHAHNPVNWYPWGEEAFEKAKREHKPIFLSIGYSTCHWCHVMEKESFENEEIAELLNRYYIAIKVDKEEMPHLDKYYQKVYQLLHERGGGWPLTIILTEDMKPFFAATYIPPEDGYGVKGMKTILPLLAKEYKNNRKKIEITANAIVSLMKSVENMQTKTVLLDLGVAEKAVKEIEGYYDNIYKGFSKRIKFPESSRIRLLIDIYLATGNEKAFKMADETLSAMAKGGIYDQIEGAFFRYTTDRRWQIPHFEKMLYTNAELIELYTKMYILTKKPLYKKVVIETIAEIERRFENNSLYYSASDADTDGIEGGYFIYSFQDTLKYFQKRGFKKENAQKVLAYFGIVEDGNIDSEYSNPHINENIKIDEKTKKRAKRLLKELRFERNYPFIDKKVITAWNAMWIRAKLKASYIDKRYALQAFGSLERLLKKMYKNGTLYHQFRFPHEPSKEGLLEDYAYLISALIEAYENSFEEKYLKLAKKLADDAKSKFYTGEKWYLSAGDFKTVADINDSYYTAPLSIMIHNFLSLSSLSEDLKYLEDAKKILAKYSVMIDTNPSYYPEAARAVIRENRGDIILKSRAENLLRYKKESDEIKYPYLLLKPVKEEGYLACRTNTCFAYEKDFEKIKKRIENER, from the coding sequence ATGAAAAAAGTGATAATAATATTTTTAACTCTTCTGTTTTCATTTGCAGAGGAAAAACATACCAACGCTTTGATTTATGAAGAGTCTCCTTATCTTCAGCAGCATGCACACAATCCTGTAAACTGGTATCCCTGGGGCGAAGAGGCTTTTGAAAAAGCGAAAAGAGAACATAAGCCCATATTTTTATCAATAGGATACAGTACCTGCCACTGGTGTCATGTTATGGAAAAGGAGTCATTTGAAAACGAAGAGATAGCCGAATTACTCAACAGATACTACATAGCTATAAAAGTCGATAAAGAGGAGATGCCGCATCTGGACAAATACTATCAGAAAGTCTATCAGCTTCTCCATGAGCGCGGAGGCGGCTGGCCTTTGACTATCATACTTACAGAGGACATGAAACCTTTTTTTGCAGCTACGTACATACCGCCTGAAGACGGATACGGTGTAAAAGGGATGAAAACTATACTTCCCCTTTTGGCCAAAGAGTATAAAAACAACAGAAAAAAGATAGAGATAACTGCAAATGCAATAGTATCATTGATGAAAAGTGTAGAAAATATGCAGACAAAAACTGTCTTGCTTGATTTGGGTGTTGCAGAAAAAGCCGTCAAAGAGATAGAGGGGTATTATGACAATATATATAAAGGTTTTTCGAAAAGAATAAAGTTTCCGGAGAGTTCGAGAATACGACTGCTTATAGATATATATCTTGCTACCGGGAACGAGAAAGCTTTTAAAATGGCGGATGAGACTTTGAGCGCAATGGCAAAAGGGGGCATTTACGACCAGATAGAAGGAGCGTTTTTCAGATATACGACGGACAGAAGATGGCAGATACCGCATTTTGAGAAGATGCTCTACACGAACGCCGAACTTATAGAGCTATATACAAAAATGTATATACTTACCAAAAAGCCTCTTTATAAAAAAGTTGTGATTGAAACAATTGCCGAAATAGAGAGGAGATTTGAAAACAACTCTCTTTATTACAGTGCGAGCGATGCCGATACTGACGGGATAGAGGGCGGATATTTCATATACAGTTTTCAAGATACGCTAAAGTATTTCCAAAAGAGAGGATTTAAAAAAGAGAATGCCCAGAAAGTTCTTGCATATTTCGGTATAGTTGAAGACGGAAACATCGACTCGGAATACTCAAACCCTCACATAAACGAGAATATAAAAATAGATGAAAAAACGAAAAAGCGAGCAAAACGTCTTTTAAAAGAGCTAAGATTTGAGAGAAACTATCCCTTTATAGACAAAAAAGTCATTACCGCATGGAATGCCATGTGGATAAGGGCGAAACTGAAAGCATCCTATATAGATAAGAGATATGCACTTCAGGCGTTCGGTTCTTTGGAGAGACTTTTAAAGAAAATGTATAAAAACGGCACTTTATACCATCAGTTTAGATTTCCGCATGAGCCATCAAAAGAGGGCCTTTTGGAAGATTATGCGTATCTGATTTCAGCACTTATTGAAGCCTATGAAAACAGTTTTGAAGAGAAATATCTGAAACTGGCTAAAAAACTGGCAGATGATGCAAAAAGCAAATTTTATACAGGGGAGAAGTGGTATCTAAGCGCAGGGGATTTTAAAACAGTGGCAGATATAAACGATAGCTACTATACCGCTCCTTTATCTATAATGATACACAATTTTCTCTCACTGTCTTCTTTGAGTGAAGATTTGAAATATCTTGAAGATGCAAAAAAGATATTAGCGAAATATTCTGTAATGATTGACACAAACCCTTCATATTATCCAGAAGCTGCAAGAGCTGTTATAAGAGAGAACAGAGGCGATATCATACTCAAATCCCGGGCAGAAAATCTTCTAAGATACAAAAAGGAATCAGATGAGATAAAATATCCCTATCTTTTGCTAAAACCTGTAAAAGAGGAAGGTTATCTTGCCTGCAGGACAAATACCTGTTTTGCTTATGAAAAAGATTTTGAAAAAATAAAAAAGAGAATTGAAAATGAGCGATAA
- a CDS encoding RrF2 family transcriptional regulator — MLFTRASEYALLSLVLIARKNEPMGTDTLSKQLGISKSFLAKILQNLARKNILKSFKGASGGFILAKKPDKISIREIAEAAEGKQISVFDCSTDLGCCPSNKGQFCLLWPFLNKLQNKIDTFLEDLTLKDIME; from the coding sequence ATGCTTTTTACCAGAGCGAGCGAATATGCTCTTTTGTCATTGGTGCTTATAGCCAGAAAAAACGAACCGATGGGAACAGATACATTATCTAAACAGCTGGGAATCTCAAAAAGTTTTTTGGCCAAAATTTTGCAAAATCTTGCAAGAAAGAATATACTCAAATCTTTCAAGGGCGCAAGCGGAGGTTTTATACTGGCAAAAAAACCGGATAAAATCTCAATAAGAGAGATTGCGGAAGCAGCTGAAGGAAAACAGATTAGCGTTTTTGACTGCTCTACAGATTTGGGATGCTGTCCAAGTAACAAAGGTCAGTTTTGTCTACTGTGGCCATTTCTTAACAAATTGCAGAACAAAATCGATACTTTTTTAGAAGACCTGACTCTCAAAGACATTATGGAATAA
- the rpsO gene encoding 30S ribosomal protein S15: MALDSAKKQEIIAKFAQGESDTGSPAVQIALLTERIKYLTDHLKEHKKDHSSRLGLLKLVGQRKRLLRYLKKKDYDRYTQVISELGIRG, translated from the coding sequence ATGGCTTTGGATTCGGCGAAAAAGCAAGAAATCATCGCTAAATTTGCTCAGGGTGAGAGCGATACAGGATCTCCCGCAGTGCAAATTGCACTATTGACTGAGAGAATAAAGTATCTGACTGATCACCTAAAAGAGCACAAAAAAGATCACTCTTCAAGACTGGGACTTTTAAAACTGGTAGGACAGAGAAAAAGACTTCTTAGATACTTGAAGAAAAAAGATTACGACAGATATACTCAGGTAATCTCCGAACTGGGAATAAGAGGATAA